A single genomic interval of Adhaeribacter pallidiroseus harbors:
- a CDS encoding sugar phosphate isomerase/epimerase family protein produces MKTRREFLKTSGGMVLGGLFLPYLTEAAKVKNVGINLYSVREPMLADAKGTLEKLAKIGYKEIESAKSVKGNYYGLQPKEIKQITKDLGLTLRSGHVPVNATWQKSVDEAAEAGQDYLIAAGLPSRGQTIDNYKKVADIFNKSAEDCQKANLIFGYHNGGSDFAQENGQTLYDVLLDNTNPDLVKMELDLGWAIVGGGDPVQYFEKYPGRFPLWHIKDIKKDKAESTEFGKGRIDIAGLLQNKKKSDMKYFFVEQEEWDHSPLESLQYNYGYLMKLSM; encoded by the coding sequence ATGAAAACAAGACGCGAATTTTTAAAAACTTCCGGCGGCATGGTACTGGGTGGCCTTTTTCTGCCTTACTTAACAGAAGCCGCTAAAGTAAAAAATGTGGGTATCAACCTGTATTCGGTGCGGGAGCCCATGCTCGCCGATGCAAAAGGAACTTTAGAAAAACTGGCAAAAATTGGTTACAAAGAAATAGAGTCGGCTAAAAGTGTAAAAGGAAATTACTACGGCTTGCAGCCCAAGGAAATAAAACAAATAACGAAAGACTTAGGGCTTACTTTGCGCAGTGGCCACGTGCCCGTAAACGCCACCTGGCAAAAAAGCGTGGACGAGGCCGCCGAGGCGGGTCAGGATTACCTGATTGCGGCGGGCCTGCCTTCTAGAGGGCAAACAATAGATAATTATAAAAAAGTAGCGGATATTTTTAATAAATCGGCGGAGGACTGCCAAAAAGCGAACCTGATATTTGGCTACCACAATGGCGGTTCTGATTTTGCGCAGGAAAACGGACAAACTTTGTACGATGTATTACTGGATAATACGAATCCTGATTTAGTAAAAATGGAATTGGACTTGGGCTGGGCGATTGTGGGTGGTGGCGACCCCGTGCAATATTTTGAGAAGTATCCCGGACGTTTCCCTTTGTGGCACATTAAGGACATTAAGAAAGACAAAGCCGAAAGCACCGAATTCGGCAAAGGCCGAATTGATATTGCTGGTTTACTGCAAAACAAGAAGAAATCCGATATGAAATATTTCTTTGTAGAACAGGAAGAATGGGATCATTCCCCGCTGGAAAGCTTGCAGTATAATTATGGTTATTTGATGAAGCTAAGCATGTGA
- a CDS encoding ThuA domain-containing protein, whose amino-acid sequence MKKSILALYALVLLVVLSARAQTPIRVMILDGETNKYHRWDVATPILKKILEEPKKFAVDVVSAPPEGGDFSTFMPKFSDYQVVLLNYDAPTERWPEALKQSFEQYIAKGGGLVTIHGANNSFPEWVAFNKMIGMGGWRNRNENSGPYWYYKDGKLVSDKTPGNAGSHGSRIPFQMKVVNPNHPITKGLPATWMHQNDELYAQLRGPGENMQVLVTAYSDKNNKGTGNDEPQLMALDYGKGRIFHYAPGHDAVAMASVDYVVLLQRGTEWAATGKVTQKIPDNFPTATSVSYRPDIAAMNPVAPGK is encoded by the coding sequence ATGAAAAAATCTATTTTAGCGCTTTACGCTTTAGTTTTGCTGGTTGTACTTTCAGCAAGAGCCCAAACTCCAATTCGGGTAATGATTTTGGACGGAGAAACAAACAAATACCACCGCTGGGATGTGGCTACTCCTATTCTGAAAAAGATACTGGAAGAACCGAAAAAATTTGCGGTAGATGTTGTTTCCGCGCCTCCCGAAGGCGGCGACTTTAGTACTTTTATGCCCAAATTTTCGGATTATCAGGTGGTGCTGCTTAATTACGATGCTCCCACCGAGCGCTGGCCCGAAGCTTTGAAACAATCTTTTGAACAATACATAGCTAAGGGCGGGGGTTTAGTAACCATCCACGGGGCTAATAACTCTTTCCCGGAGTGGGTTGCTTTTAATAAAATGATAGGCATGGGCGGCTGGCGTAACCGGAACGAAAATAGCGGGCCTTATTGGTATTACAAAGACGGTAAGTTAGTTTCAGATAAAACGCCGGGTAATGCGGGTAGCCACGGTAGCCGGATTCCGTTTCAGATGAAAGTGGTTAATCCAAATCACCCAATAACCAAAGGCCTGCCCGCTACCTGGATGCATCAGAACGATGAACTGTACGCGCAATTACGCGGGCCAGGGGAGAATATGCAGGTGCTGGTAACGGCTTATTCCGATAAAAACAACAAAGGAACCGGTAACGATGAACCCCAATTAATGGCGCTGGATTACGGCAAAGGCCGCATTTTTCATTACGCCCCCGGCCACGACGCGGTAGCCATGGCTTCGGTAGATTACGTGGTTTTGCTGCAACGGGGCACAGAATGGGCAGCTACGGGCAAGGTTACCCAAAAAATTCCGGATAATTTTCCTACGGCTACCTCGGTTTCTTACCGGCCCGATATAGCCGCCATGAACCCGGTAGCACCGGGAAAATAA
- a CDS encoding sugar phosphate isomerase/epimerase family protein, translating to MINRRSFFKNAGALALGTLVLPAISKGSNLLSSKNAFGEKKLGSIGLQLYSVKDVLEQDLKGTLQQLAKMGYKEVESYPGSKGHYYGLEPKEFAAMLNGLGLKLISSHFGSGTRDGKAESWHQATMLTRLDELAGKAAETGQKYLTCSWMDKSLRTSPDDLKRTADLFNSVGETCKKAGLQFAYHNHAFEFEKVGDSLIYDYMLENTDPKLVQWEMDIFWLVAGNYDPVTYFKKYPNRFPLGHVKDMDKQDKKKNTEIGTGSIDYASILKEAKKYGMKHFIVEQESFTRPSIESMKMNYTNLAGLNV from the coding sequence ATGATTAACAGACGCAGTTTTTTTAAAAATGCAGGCGCTTTAGCCTTAGGCACCTTGGTTTTACCGGCCATTTCTAAAGGCAGCAATTTACTATCTTCTAAAAATGCTTTCGGCGAAAAAAAGTTAGGTTCTATTGGCTTGCAGTTGTATTCGGTGAAAGATGTGCTGGAGCAAGACCTAAAAGGCACTTTACAGCAACTGGCCAAAATGGGCTATAAAGAAGTAGAGTCTTACCCAGGCAGTAAAGGCCATTATTACGGCCTGGAACCCAAAGAATTTGCCGCGATGCTGAATGGCCTGGGCTTAAAACTGATAAGCAGCCATTTTGGTTCGGGCACCCGCGACGGAAAAGCCGAATCGTGGCACCAGGCTACCATGCTCACCCGTTTAGATGAACTAGCTGGCAAAGCCGCGGAAACCGGGCAAAAATACCTGACCTGTTCCTGGATGGACAAAAGCTTGCGCACCTCGCCCGATGATTTAAAGCGCACCGCCGACTTGTTTAACTCCGTGGGCGAAACCTGTAAAAAAGCAGGCTTGCAGTTTGCTTACCACAACCACGCTTTTGAATTTGAAAAAGTAGGCGATTCGCTGATCTATGATTATATGCTGGAAAATACCGACCCTAAACTGGTGCAATGGGAAATGGATATTTTTTGGTTAGTAGCGGGTAATTACGACCCAGTTACTTATTTTAAAAAGTATCCGAACCGCTTCCCGTTGGGCCATGTAAAAGACATGGATAAGCAGGATAAAAAGAAAAATACCGAAATCGGTACGGGTTCTATTGATTATGCCAGCATCTTAAAAGAAGCTAAAAAGTACGGAATGAAGCATTTTATTGTGGAGCAGGAAAGTTTCACGCGTCCCTCCATCGAAAGCATGAAGATGAATTACACGAACCTGGCTGGTTTAAATGTATAA
- a CDS encoding TolB family protein: protein MKSLKLSVLLFFLGLIALTSHSVFAQKKSIGIFDGHGDIGKGVKPGSAVYNAQTQEYAMSGSGYNIWADHDEFHFLWKKMKGDFILYTRARFIGKGVDPHRKVGWMVRTNLEGNSSHINAVVHGDGLTSLQFRKTPGAVTEEIKAKLTHADVIQLERKGNTYTMRVAKFGEPFVTEQVADLNIGDDVYVGLFLGSHNKDVIEKGVYSDVRISVPAREGLVQYKEYLGSSIELLEVATGKRQIIYNSPKSLQAPNWTVDGKSLDYNSEGLMYHFDLAKQTPKVINTGEVKNNNNDHVLSFDGKMLGLSSGVKELGGSIVWTVPLTGGTPKQITPKGPSYLHGWSPDGKNLLFTGERNKEFDIYRVPSAGGPEVRLTTAQGLDDGSEYTPDGKYIYFNSNRTGTMQIWRMKADGSEQEAVTTGDFHDWFPHVSPDGKSLVFISFLKEEVSPGDHPFYKHVYLRTLPISGGTPKVIAYIYGGQGTINTPSWSPDSKRVAFISNSADVRNTGTAEASNR, encoded by the coding sequence ATGAAAAGTTTAAAGTTAAGCGTACTCTTATTTTTCTTAGGTCTGATTGCTTTAACCAGCCATTCGGTTTTTGCACAAAAAAAATCAATTGGCATTTTTGACGGGCACGGCGATATCGGGAAAGGAGTAAAACCAGGTTCGGCGGTATACAACGCCCAAACCCAGGAATACGCCATGAGCGGTTCGGGTTATAATATCTGGGCCGACCACGATGAATTTCATTTTTTGTGGAAAAAAATGAAAGGCGATTTTATTCTGTACACCCGGGCTCGATTTATAGGGAAAGGTGTAGACCCGCACCGGAAAGTAGGTTGGATGGTCCGCACCAACCTGGAAGGCAATTCGTCGCACATTAACGCCGTGGTGCACGGCGATGGACTTACTTCGTTGCAATTCAGAAAAACGCCCGGCGCTGTTACCGAAGAAATTAAGGCTAAACTTACCCACGCCGATGTTATTCAGCTGGAAAGAAAAGGCAATACCTACACCATGCGGGTAGCCAAATTTGGGGAGCCTTTTGTTACTGAGCAGGTAGCAGACTTAAATATCGGCGACGACGTGTACGTGGGCTTATTTCTAGGGTCGCATAACAAAGACGTCATCGAAAAAGGCGTTTACAGCGATGTGCGCATATCGGTGCCGGCCCGCGAAGGCTTGGTGCAATACAAAGAATACCTGGGCAGCAGCATCGAGTTGCTGGAGGTAGCTACCGGTAAGCGGCAGATTATTTACAACTCTCCTAAATCGCTGCAGGCCCCCAACTGGACCGTAGATGGTAAAAGCCTGGATTATAATAGTGAAGGGCTGATGTATCATTTTGATTTAGCCAAGCAGACGCCGAAAGTTATTAATACCGGGGAGGTCAAAAATAACAATAACGACCACGTACTTTCTTTCGATGGCAAAATGTTAGGCCTGAGCAGCGGCGTAAAAGAACTAGGTGGTTCCATTGTCTGGACGGTTCCTTTAACGGGCGGCACGCCGAAGCAAATTACGCCAAAAGGACCGTCTTACCTGCACGGCTGGTCGCCGGACGGGAAAAATTTACTTTTTACCGGGGAGCGCAACAAAGAATTTGATATTTACCGCGTACCCTCGGCGGGTGGCCCCGAAGTGCGTTTAACGACGGCGCAAGGCCTGGACGATGGCTCCGAATATACCCCAGACGGCAAGTACATTTATTTTAACTCGAACCGTACCGGCACCATGCAAATCTGGCGCATGAAAGCCGATGGCAGCGAGCAGGAAGCCGTTACTACCGGCGACTTTCACGATTGGTTCCCGCACGTTTCGCCCGATGGGAAATCCCTGGTATTTATCTCTTTCTTAAAAGAAGAAGTAAGCCCCGGCGACCATCCTTTTTATAAACATGTTTACCTCCGTACCTTGCCTATCAGCGGTGGCACACCAAAAGTTATTGCTTACATCTACGGGGGACAAGGTACCATTAACACGCCTTCTTGGTCGCCGGATAGCAAACGAGTAGCCTTTATTAGTAATTCGGCGGATGTGCGTAACACGGGTACTGCCGAAGCGAGTAATAGATAA
- a CDS encoding redoxin family protein, with protein sequence MNPSKFFNYLQRFFFFFFALMLANQSLAADVKTLEIGATAPDFSLPGTDGKTYTLKSFASAKVLVVIFSCNHCPTAQAYEDRMIAITKDYKAKGVAVAVVSPNDPKAVALDELGYSDMGDSFAEMKIRYKEKNYNFPYLYDGETEKMSRAYGPIATPHVFIFDKERKLQYVGRLDASEKPGSANAEDTRNAIDALLAGKPVAVPKTKTFGCSVKWSEKSDWAVKAPSVWAKEPVNLEVIDDAGIKALLKNDTDKVRLINVWATWCGPCVTELPEFVEINRMYRRRDFEFITLSADKPDKKDKAHEMLKKMQASAKNYIYSSEDKYKLIEAIDPQWQGALPYTLLIEPGGKVAYRTQGSIEPQKMKKMIVEKVGRYY encoded by the coding sequence ATGAACCCTTCTAAGTTTTTCAATTATTTACAAAGATTTTTTTTCTTCTTTTTTGCTTTGATGCTGGCTAACCAAAGCTTGGCAGCCGATGTAAAAACGCTGGAAATTGGCGCCACTGCCCCTGATTTTAGCTTGCCCGGCACCGATGGTAAAACTTATACCCTTAAAAGTTTTGCTAGCGCTAAGGTATTAGTGGTTATTTTTAGTTGTAATCATTGCCCCACCGCCCAAGCCTACGAAGACCGCATGATTGCCATAACCAAAGATTACAAAGCCAAAGGAGTAGCGGTAGCGGTGGTGTCACCCAACGATCCTAAAGCCGTAGCCCTGGACGAGCTGGGTTATTCCGATATGGGCGATAGCTTCGCGGAAATGAAAATCCGGTATAAAGAAAAAAATTATAATTTCCCTTATTTGTACGATGGCGAAACCGAGAAAATGTCGCGGGCTTATGGCCCCATAGCCACGCCGCACGTTTTTATTTTCGATAAGGAGCGTAAGCTGCAATACGTGGGCCGCCTCGATGCCTCCGAGAAACCAGGCTCCGCTAATGCCGAAGATACCCGCAACGCCATAGATGCTTTATTAGCCGGAAAACCGGTGGCAGTGCCTAAAACTAAAACGTTTGGTTGCTCGGTAAAATGGTCTGAAAAAAGCGATTGGGCCGTAAAAGCGCCTTCGGTATGGGCTAAGGAACCCGTTAATTTAGAAGTAATTGATGATGCCGGGATAAAAGCATTATTAAAGAATGATACCGATAAAGTGCGCCTGATTAATGTATGGGCCACCTGGTGTGGGCCTTGCGTAACCGAACTGCCCGAATTCGTGGAGATTAACCGCATGTACCGCCGCCGCGATTTTGAATTTATTACCTTAAGCGCCGACAAGCCGGATAAAAAAGACAAAGCCCACGAAATGCTCAAAAAGATGCAAGCTTCGGCTAAAAATTATATTTATTCTTCCGAAGATAAATATAAGCTGATTGAAGCCATCGATCCGCAATGGCAGGGCGCGTTGCCTTATACCCTCTTAATTGAACCCGGCGGAAAAGTAGCCTACCGCACGCAAGGCTCTATTGAACCGCAAAAAATGAAGAAAATGATTGTGGAGAAAGTAGGCCGGTATTACTAA
- a CDS encoding RagB/SusD family nutrient uptake outer membrane protein, with protein sequence MKKIVIGFSLIFLATSCDKEFTEVSPKGVIDAPSLATKEGVDLLLIGAYSMLDQQRTNITNDYYSTGDKFWYDIMSDDAHKGGDNGDLAPLFQLANHNYETNNPFIFDEWKGLYAGVNRANGVIAQAALVEGVDLTPQIAEARFLRAHFNFNLTRSWRNVPYIAPEDLNDPNKPNEGPLWPQIEEDFQFAIANLPPTQSQSGRANQWSAKAYLGKVYLYERKYAEAATLLQDVINNGPYALLKEFTDNFGEAGEAKSESVFAIQFQNDGGQSFNGNRSFLKPLAGGPLGTCCGFYQPTQDLVNAYQTDGAGLPLLDTYNQTDVKNDQGLPSFQADGVTPTPFTVHAGPLDPRLDFTVGRRDIDWNGFGRFVGAAWNRVQANGGPYATKKFQYTAKDIAAQRGKFGQFERPGIHYQIIRYADVLLMAAEALVESNGSLPTALNYVNQVRSRAKNSTYVATLPGINPTNYQIELYPNFPDVDFARKAVRMERRLELATEGHRWFDLSRYGADYYVTTINTFFKNEARTIKGLENLVSPAMPKHVVLPIPLSAIDLSNNVLKQNPEWQ encoded by the coding sequence ATGAAAAAAATAGTAATCGGATTTTCCTTGATTTTTCTGGCAACTTCCTGCGATAAGGAATTTACCGAAGTTTCTCCTAAAGGCGTGATAGATGCACCGTCTTTGGCTACTAAAGAAGGGGTAGATTTATTGCTGATCGGAGCTTATTCTATGCTGGACCAGCAAAGAACCAACATCACCAATGACTATTATTCTACCGGCGATAAATTCTGGTACGATATCATGTCGGATGATGCCCATAAAGGCGGCGATAACGGCGACTTGGCCCCCCTTTTTCAATTAGCCAATCATAACTACGAAACCAATAACCCTTTTATATTCGACGAATGGAAGGGCTTGTACGCCGGCGTAAATCGGGCTAATGGGGTAATTGCCCAGGCCGCTTTAGTGGAAGGCGTAGATCTGACACCCCAAATTGCCGAAGCTCGGTTTTTACGGGCGCATTTTAATTTTAATCTAACCCGCTCGTGGCGCAATGTGCCTTATATCGCTCCCGAAGATTTAAACGACCCGAACAAACCCAACGAAGGCCCACTTTGGCCCCAGATAGAAGAAGATTTTCAATTTGCCATCGCGAACCTGCCACCTACTCAAAGTCAATCCGGGCGAGCTAACCAATGGTCGGCTAAAGCTTATCTGGGTAAAGTTTATTTGTACGAACGCAAATACGCGGAGGCGGCCACTCTACTGCAGGATGTTATTAATAATGGTCCCTACGCGCTACTGAAAGAATTTACCGATAATTTTGGGGAAGCCGGCGAAGCGAAATCAGAGTCCGTGTTTGCAATTCAGTTTCAAAATGATGGCGGCCAATCGTTTAACGGTAACCGGAGTTTCTTAAAACCCTTGGCCGGTGGCCCCTTGGGTACTTGCTGCGGTTTTTACCAGCCTACCCAGGATTTAGTGAATGCCTACCAAACTGATGGAGCCGGTTTGCCTTTGCTGGATACCTATAATCAAACAGATGTAAAAAATGACCAAGGCTTACCTTCTTTTCAGGCCGATGGCGTAACGCCTACTCCTTTTACCGTTCATGCCGGACCGTTAGATCCGCGGTTAGACTTTACCGTGGGCCGGCGAGATATTGATTGGAACGGCTTTGGCCGGTTTGTTGGCGCCGCCTGGAACCGGGTACAAGCCAATGGGGGCCCCTATGCAACCAAAAAATTTCAGTACACGGCTAAAGACATTGCCGCCCAGCGCGGTAAATTTGGCCAGTTTGAAAGACCCGGCATTCATTATCAGATTATCCGGTATGCCGATGTATTGTTAATGGCCGCCGAAGCCCTGGTAGAATCTAATGGCAGTTTACCAACGGCCCTGAACTACGTGAACCAAGTGAGAAGCCGAGCCAAGAATTCGACTTACGTGGCTACTTTACCGGGTATTAATCCTACTAACTATCAGATTGAGCTTTACCCTAATTTCCCGGATGTAGATTTTGCCCGAAAAGCCGTGCGTATGGAACGTAGACTAGAGTTAGCTACAGAAGGTCATCGCTGGTTCGACTTATCCCGGTACGGTGCCGACTACTACGTAACTACCATTAATACTTTTTTTAAAAATGAAGCCCGTACCATTAAAGGCTTAGAAAATTTGGTTAGCCCGGCCATGCCCAAGCACGTAGTATTGCCCATTCCTTTAAGCGCCATCGATTTAAGCAATAACGTACTAAAGCAAAATCCGGAATGGCAATAA
- a CDS encoding SusC/RagA family TonB-linked outer membrane protein — protein sequence MLKSPTYLFKWHTVALLFCFLLISTLTFAQQSISGTVIGETKEPLIGVSIVVKGTTSGSVTDANGNFTLQASPTDVLVFSYIGYASQEVPVGARSTFAITLAPDTQVLQEMLVVGYTTQSKKLATGSMSQVKTEEALAVPISNAGEALQGRAAGVTVVAGGQPGSTPVIRVRGFGSTNNNGPLYIIDGMQTTDGSVLAQINPNDIASMNVLKDASAAIYGARASNGVIIISTKTGKLNAKPVVSLNTYYGFQEASNIPELLNSQQLGEVFWQSYRNDGVTPSHPQYGSGPNPVVPEYIRGNPTLPYNALTNRLTRARTGNDWLDEIFQKGVLQNYDLSVQGGGQSSRYLLSLGYQNREGVQLNTGFERFATRLNSEIDATDHIRFGEHLSFAYSDQLAQNQVQGAVGNSPLIPNYDEGGNFAGAGPSGAAGLNNLVTPLANLERGKDNFNRNFRFIGDAYVEVDFFKNFVAKSSIGVNFNNNFAHAVVRKSPEASEPVTTTALNEIQSNTSSWVWTNTLRYNKQLGDHNINLLAGAEAVNESLRLSNVRIENFLLEDADYLILGTGSNAPNIAESRWEQNTLYSYFFNADYAFKGKYLASASIRRDKTSRFANGNNTGVFPSGSIGWIVSEENFMKGLPAISLLKLRASYGRLGNQSIPIPNPYINIYQANQQYSFYSIQNGTISTGTMLSTLGNPNLRWETSIQKNIGLDLGFLNNDATFSIDVYNKATKDMIISSPLPSTATDAIAPYINAGKVTNKGFDMSLGYGNFSKTASALKWDLSLNLSAYRNKLVSLNDANPKAFLSGANFYNGIITRNSSGQPISYYYGRDVIGIFQSAEEVAAAPTQGFASPAAGVGRFRYRDVDGNGIINDADRTNLGNPHPDFTYGLNANFAYKRFNLTMFFQGSQGNEIYNFLKVYTDFGTFFNGNRSVRVLDAWTETNRDATLPKVGTGVKNSESAPNSYYVEDGSYLRLKNLQVGYNFEVPPLGVKNARVYLQGTNLFTITKYTGIDPETGATGGSDLTFGVDAGVFPIARAYTLGVNFSF from the coding sequence ATGTTAAAATCTCCTACTTATCTTTTTAAATGGCACACGGTTGCCCTTTTATTTTGCTTCCTGCTAATAAGTACCCTGACCTTTGCGCAGCAGAGTATATCTGGTACGGTTATCGGCGAAACAAAGGAACCATTAATTGGTGTGAGTATTGTGGTTAAAGGTACCACTTCCGGTTCCGTTACCGATGCCAACGGAAATTTTACGTTACAGGCCTCCCCTACGGATGTGCTGGTGTTTTCTTACATTGGTTACGCTTCGCAAGAAGTACCCGTGGGCGCCAGAAGCACTTTTGCTATTACACTAGCCCCAGATACCCAGGTTCTGCAGGAAATGCTGGTAGTCGGGTATACCACGCAATCTAAAAAACTGGCTACGGGGTCTATGTCGCAGGTTAAAACCGAAGAAGCTTTGGCCGTACCTATTTCTAATGCTGGTGAAGCCTTACAAGGTAGAGCCGCTGGAGTAACAGTAGTAGCGGGCGGACAACCGGGCAGTACGCCAGTCATTCGGGTAAGAGGATTTGGCTCTACCAATAATAACGGCCCCTTGTATATTATCGACGGCATGCAAACCACCGATGGTTCGGTGCTGGCGCAAATTAACCCGAATGATATTGCCAGTATGAACGTGCTGAAAGATGCTTCGGCGGCTATTTACGGGGCCCGGGCTTCTAATGGGGTTATTATTATTAGTACTAAAACCGGTAAATTAAATGCAAAACCAGTGGTTTCGTTAAATACCTACTATGGTTTTCAGGAAGCTAGCAACATACCCGAGTTGCTGAATTCGCAGCAATTAGGCGAAGTTTTCTGGCAAAGTTACCGGAACGATGGCGTTACGCCGAGCCATCCGCAATATGGTTCTGGCCCTAACCCGGTAGTACCGGAATACATCCGGGGTAATCCGACGTTGCCTTACAACGCGCTTACGAACCGGCTAACCCGCGCGCGAACCGGAAATGATTGGCTCGATGAAATATTTCAAAAAGGCGTGTTGCAAAACTATGATTTATCGGTACAAGGCGGCGGCCAAAGCTCCCGGTATTTATTATCGTTGGGCTACCAGAACCGAGAAGGCGTGCAGCTAAATACCGGCTTCGAGCGTTTCGCTACCCGCTTGAACTCGGAAATTGATGCTACCGACCATATCCGGTTTGGCGAGCACCTTAGCTTTGCTTACAGCGATCAGTTAGCGCAGAACCAAGTACAAGGCGCCGTAGGTAATAGTCCTTTAATTCCGAACTACGACGAAGGCGGTAATTTTGCCGGGGCTGGTCCTTCGGGCGCGGCCGGACTTAACAACCTGGTTACGCCGCTGGCCAATCTGGAAAGAGGCAAAGATAATTTTAACCGGAATTTCCGCTTTATTGGTGATGCTTACGTGGAAGTAGACTTTTTTAAAAATTTCGTAGCCAAGTCGTCCATTGGAGTTAATTTTAATAATAATTTCGCGCATGCCGTAGTGCGCAAAAGTCCGGAAGCGTCGGAACCGGTTACCACCACGGCTCTAAATGAAATCCAGAGCAATACTTCTTCCTGGGTTTGGACCAATACACTGCGCTATAATAAGCAGTTAGGCGACCATAATATTAATTTATTAGCCGGAGCCGAAGCAGTAAACGAATCTTTACGCCTTTCCAACGTGCGCATAGAAAATTTTCTATTAGAAGATGCCGATTACCTTATTTTAGGTACGGGTAGCAATGCGCCCAATATTGCAGAAAGCCGCTGGGAACAAAATACATTATATTCTTATTTCTTCAACGCCGATTATGCTTTTAAAGGTAAATACCTGGCTTCGGCTTCTATCAGACGCGACAAGACCTCCCGGTTTGCGAACGGTAACAATACCGGCGTATTTCCTTCGGGTAGCATAGGCTGGATTGTAAGTGAGGAAAATTTTATGAAGGGCTTACCGGCCATATCCTTGTTAAAATTACGCGCATCTTACGGCCGGCTAGGTAATCAATCTATTCCTATTCCTAATCCTTACATTAATATTTACCAGGCCAATCAGCAGTATTCTTTTTATTCTATCCAAAACGGCACTATTAGTACCGGCACCATGCTGTCCACGCTGGGTAACCCGAATCTGCGCTGGGAAACATCCATTCAGAAAAATATTGGTTTAGACCTGGGCTTTTTAAATAACGACGCTACTTTCTCCATCGATGTTTATAATAAGGCCACCAAGGACATGATTATTAGTAGCCCGCTGCCGTCTACGGCCACCGATGCCATTGCGCCTTATATAAATGCCGGTAAGGTAACCAATAAAGGATTCGATATGAGTTTGGGTTACGGAAATTTTTCTAAAACAGCCTCGGCGCTAAAATGGGATTTAAGCTTAAATTTATCAGCTTACAGAAACAAGTTAGTAAGCCTGAACGACGCCAACCCCAAAGCATTTCTTTCCGGCGCTAACTTTTATAATGGTATTATTACCCGCAACTCCAGCGGGCAACCAATCTCTTACTATTATGGCCGCGATGTAATTGGTATTTTCCAAAGTGCCGAAGAAGTAGCCGCCGCTCCTACTCAAGGTTTTGCCTCGCCCGCGGCGGGTGTTGGCCGGTTCCGGTACCGGGATGTAGATGGTAATGGGATTATTAACGATGCTGACCGGACTAATCTGGGCAATCCGCATCCTGATTTTACCTACGGGTTAAATGCTAATTTCGCTTATAAAAGATTTAATCTAACCATGTTCTTCCAAGGCTCTCAGGGCAACGAAATTTATAATTTCCTGAAAGTATACACCGATTTTGGTACCTTTTTTAACGGCAACCGCAGCGTACGGGTATTAGATGCCTGGACCGAGACTAACCGCGATGCGACCCTGCCGAAAGTAGGTACTGGGGTAAAAAACAGTGAGTCGGCCCCTAATTCTTATTACGTAGAAGATGGCTCTTATCTACGCTTAAAAAACCTGCAGGTAGGCTATAATTTTGAAGTACCCCCATTAGGTGTAAAAAATGCCCGGGTTTACCTACAAGGAACCAACTTGTTTACCATTACCAAATATACCGGCATCGACCCGGAAACCGGCGCCACCGGCGGCAGCGATCTTACCTTTGGTGTAGATGCAGGCGTTTTCCCTATTGCGCGGGCTTACACCCTGGGTGTTAATTTTAGTTTTTAA